The window TTGCTTCCCTTTCCTTCAGTGCTGTGCACCGTCAATGAGCCTCCCATCAACTGGGCCAGATTGCGACTGATGGAGAGGCCGAGCCCCGACCCCCCGTACATGCGGGAGGTAGATCCGTCGGCCTGGATGAATCGTTCAAAGATATCCTTCTGCTTATGTTCGGAGATGCCGATCCCGGTGTCCGTCACGGTGAGGGTTACGGTCAGTATGTCTGCGCCGTCAGGCTGGGTGTGCCGTTTCAAAATGCGAGTGCGGACAATGATGGAACCTGTGTCGGTAAATTTGATGGCATTGTCGAGCAGATTCACGATGATCTGCTTGAGTGCCGTGGGGTCGCCAATGACTCTGCCGGGGGTGGTCGAATCTATGATGCAATCAAGGACGAGCCCCTTGTCTGCCGCCTCAATGGAAAACACCTTGCAGGTGTCAGTTATCAGTGCATGCAGACTGAAAGAGGTGGCGTCGAGCCGGAATTTACCTTCTTCGATTTTGGAGATGTCGAGGACCGAACTGACAAGCTCACGCAGATGGCGGCCCGCGCTCTGATAGATGGAAAGCAGTCGGCGTTGTTCTGTCGACAGCTTGGTCTCGGACAGGAGTTCTCCAGCGCCCAGAATCGCGTTCATGGGCGTGCGAATCTCATGGCTCATGCGGGCAAGGAACTGGGTCTTGGCCTTGTCTGCGATCTCGGCCATTTCTCGGGCGATATTCAATTTACGGGCAACGGCGAGTCCGAAGAAGAGGGCGATCATGACGGCCCCCAAAGCGAAAAAGATATTGAGGATACCGTTTTGCCTGATGGGGCCGATGTAATCATCTTCAGGCATGTAGATGCCGATGAGCCATGGCCATTCTTTGTCCGAGAAGGGGGCGAACATGCCGATGTACCGGTTGCCGTTCATATTGAACGCTGTGGAAATAGGCTTATCCAGCGAATAATGGCCTTGTGGCAGCCCCAGGGAAAGAAAGGCTTCGCGGGCAACAGGATCGTCGAGTTCTGTGATATGGGTCATTCGGGCCTTTTGTCCATCTTCGGTACGACTAATCTTTTCAACATCCGGATAAGCGATCAGATCTCCGTCACGACTCATGATGAAGGTCTTGCCGTGCTTGCTGACATTGAGTTTCGATATGAAAGTGGAAAGCTTGTCTATCTCAATATCGACGCCGATGACACCGATGAAGTTTCCGAGGCTGTCATATACCGGATTGGCCGTGGTGATGCCGGGCTTGCGGGAAGTGAAGAAGATATACGGACTGGTCCAGATAAGCGCGTTGTTGAGCTTGGCCTTTTTATACCATGGGCGTTGCCGTGGGTCATACTTGTCATTGGGATCGAATGATCGGCGTATGAGATGCCCCTCAGGTGATTTGAACACCTGCTCGACAGAGCGTTTTCCCTCATGGAAACGAATAGCCTTAGTGTAGAAGCCGCCTTGCTCCAACTTGTTGTAGCGGGAAGCCATGAAGAATTCGCCATTGGTACTGCCAAAGTAAATGGCTGAAAATTGAGGGTATAGATAGAGCTGCTCATAGAAATAGGCGAGCATTGAGTTGGTGTCGCGATTATTGACGATATCATGCTGAGAGAGACCTAGTGTGAGGCGGGCGGCCTTGCGGGCGGGCTCCAGATGTCCTTGCGCCTTATCTATTGTGTAGGACGCGATGTTCTTCATGATGGTGTGTGCGTGATCAGAGAGGACGCGCTTGGAGGTAACTGACGAGGATATGATGATAAAAGCAGCAAGCACGAGCACCAGGCCGGTGAAGCTGATGATGATTCCGTATTTGGCAGGTATACGCATGAACGAGTTTCTCCCTGAGAGCGGTGACGCATAATGGATGTAACAAGCTGAGAGAAAAAAGGCGAACATATTATATAGATATGTAGGCGATTGGGCTAAGAAACGAGGAGTAGACAGTTGTGCTTGAGAAAAGTGAAATTGGGCAAATTAGGGAAAACCCAATGATAGCGCCATTTGCAGGGATTTGGAGCATGGATTGCGAAAGGAAAAGCCAGTTTTTTGAAAAAAGCGCTTGACCTTGCAGGGCGTTTTCCATAGAACTCCTCTTCGCCGCGAGGGAACGCCTCACAGGATGGACCCGGCGGCTTGTTCTTTCTTAAAGATATAGAGCGGTTAGCGACTTAATTCGACGAAATAAAGTTGAAAAAAGTAGTTGACGGGGAAGGCTCGAAACACTAGGTTCTCCCTCCTGCCAAACGGCGGGGTCGACGACGAAAACGACTTGTTAAAAAGTTGAAAAAAGTAGTTGACGGGACGAGCCGAAAAACATAGCTTCTCCCTCCCGCCACGAAGCGGGGTCAACGACTGAAACGACTGAATAAAAAGTTGAAAAAAGTAGTTGACGGGAGAAAACGAAAACAGTAGCTTCTCCCTCCCGCCACAACGGCGGATCGTTCTTTTCAAGAAGATAAAGACTAAATGGTCTTTGACAATTAAATAGCGAGTTGAGCAAAAAAGATCACAAATCACAGCCCGTTTAATACGAGTGAATGACAAAGTGATCAACTTTCTCCAAGTTTTATCAACTGGAGAGTTTGATCCTGGCTCAGATTGAACGCTGGCGGCGTGCTTAACACATGCAAGTCGAGCGAGAAAGCTCTCTTCGGAGAGTGAGTAGAGCGGCGCACGGGTGAGTAACGCGTGGATAATCTACCCTTGAGATCGGGATAACAGTTGGAAACGACTGCTAATACCGGATATCCTGCATATTTAACTTTATGTGGAAAAGATGGCCTCTATTTATAAGCTATCGCTTGAGGATGAGTCCGCGTCTCATTAGATAGTTGGTGGGGTAATGGCCTACCAAGTCAACGATGAGTAGCTGGTCTGAGAGGATGATCAGCCACACTGGGACTGAAACACGGCCCAGACTCCTACGGGAGGCAGCAGTGGGGAATATTGCGCAATGGGGGAAACCCTGACGCAGCGACGCCGCGTGTAGGAAGAAGGCTTTCGGGTCGTAAACTACTGTCAGGAGGGAAGAAACTACATTAGTATAATACGCTAGTGTACTGACGGTACCTCCAGAGGAAGCACCGGCTAACTCCGTGCCAGCAGCCGCGGTAATACGGAGGGTGCGAGCGTTAATCGGAATCACTGGGCGTAAAGCGTGCGTAGGCGGCGCAGCAAGTCAGACGTGAAAGCCCTCGGCTCAACCGAGGAATTGCGTTTGAAACTGCTGTGCTAGAGTCTCGGAGAGGTTAGGGGAATTCCAGGTGTAGGAGTGAAATCCGTAGATATCTGGAGGAACACCGGTGGCGAAGGCGCCTAACTGGACGAGTACTGACGCTGAGGTACGAAAGCGTGGGGAGCAAACAGGATTAGATACCCTGGTAGTCCACGCCGTAAACGATGGATATTAGGTGTCGGGTTTTAAATTCGGTGCCGCAGTTAACGCGTTAAATATCCCGCCTGGGGAGTACGGTCGCAAGGCTGAAACTCAAAGGAATTGACGGGGGCCCGCACAAGCGGTGGAGTATGTGGTTTAATTCGATGCAACGCGAAGAACCTTACCTAGGCTTGACATCCTGAGAAGTCTTCTTAAACGAAGATGTGCCCTTCGGGGAACTCAGTGACAGGTGCTGCATGGCTGTCGTCAGCTCGTGCCGTGAGGTGTTGGGTTAAGTCCCGCAACGAGCGCAACCCCTATTGCTAGTTGCCATCACATAATGGTGGGCACTCTAGTGAGACTGCCCGGGTCAACCGGGAGGAAGGTGGGGACGACGTCAAGTCATCATGGCCCTTACGCCTAGGGCTACACACGTACTACAATGGCACATACAAAGGGCAGCGAGACCGTGAGGTGGAGCAAATCCCAAAAAATGTGTCCCAGTCCGGATTGCAGTCTGCAACTCGACTGCATGAAGTTGGAATCGCTAGTAATCCCGGATCAGCATGCCGGGGTGAATACGTTCCCGGGCCTTGTACACACCGCCCGTCACACCACGAAAGCTGGTTCTACCCGATAACGGCAGACTAACCCTTCGGGAGGTAGTCGTCTACGGTAGGGCTGGTAATTGGGGTGAAGTCGTAACAAGGTAGCCGTAGGGGAACCTGCGGCTGGATCACCTCCTTTATAGAGTAAGCTCAACTCGCTATTTAATTGCAAGAACCATTTAGTTCTTTGCGCGGCCAAGGGCCTATAGCTCAGTTGGTTAGAGCGCACGCCTGATAAGCGTGAGGTCGATAGTTCAAATCTATCTAGGCCCACCATTTCATCAGGGGGTGTAGCTCAGCTGGGAGAGCATCGGCTTTGCAAGCCGAGGGTCGTGGGTTCGAGCCCCTCCACCTCCACCAGAGATGGAAGTTGGTTCACCAAGCCTGGTCGCATAAGTTATTTGACAGTTGAATAGGGTAAGAAGAGAGAATTCCTAGTAAAATAAGTTACTAAGGGCACAAGGTGGATGCCTTGGCACTAGGAGGCGATGAAGGACGTGATAGGCTGCGATATGCCTGGGTGAGGAGCCAAATATCCTTTGACCCCGGGATTTCCGAATGGGGAAACCCACCAAGATTCATATCTTGGTAACCCTTGACTGAATACATAGGTCTTGGGTGGCGAACGGAGGGAAGTGAAACATCTCAGTACCTCCAGGAGAAGAAATCAATAGAGATTCCGGTAGTAGCGGCGAGCGAACCTGGAATAGGCCAAACCATTCAGTTTCGACTGAGTGGGGTTGTAGGGCCGGAATAATCGATCCATGATTAGATAAGGGAACAGGTTGGGAAACCTGGCCGTAGAGAGTGAAAGCCTCGTACCATAAATCGAAAGTGGCGTATCCGGTTCCTGAGTACCGCGGGACACGTGAAACCCCGTGGGAATCTGGGAGGACCATCTTCCAAGCCTAAATACTCCCTAGTGACCGATAGCGTACCAGTACCGTGAGGGAAAGGTGAAAAGAACTCCTGTTAGGAGAGTGAAATAGAACCTGAAACCATGTGCCTACAAGCTGTGGGAGCGGACTTGTTCCGTGACCGCGTGCTTTTTGCATAACGGGCCAGCGAGTTACTCTGTACTGCAAGGTTAAGTCTTAAGATGTAGCCGTAGCGAAAGCGAGTCTGAATAGGGCGACAAGTAGTGCGGAGTAGACCCGAAGCCGGGTGATCTATCCATGAGCAGGCTGAAGCTTGAGTAAAATCAAGTGGAGGGCCGAACCAGTATCGGTTGAAAACGATTTGGATGACTTGTGGATAGGGGTGAAAGGCCAATCAAACCCGGTGATAGCTGGTTCTCGTCGAAATATATTGAGGTATAGCGTCAAGTTAGTTTTGCGGAGGTAGAGCACTGACAAGGCTAGGGGCCCCACCAGGTTACCAACCCTTATCAAACTCCGAATGCCGTAAAATGTTGCTTGGCAGTCAGGCTATGGGTGCGAAGGTCCATGGCCGAGAGGGAAACAGCCCAGACCAACAGCTAAGGTCTCCAAATCAATGCTAAGTGGGAAAGGTGGTGGAGTTGCTGATACATCCAGGAGGTTGGCTTAGAAGCAGCCATCCTTTAAAGAAAGCGTAATAGCTCACTGGCCTAGCGATTCTGCGCCGAAAATGTAACGGGGCTAAGCATTGTACCGAAGCTTTGGGTTCATACTTTGTATGAGCGGTAGACGAGCGTTCTCAGATGGGATGAAGGTGAAGCCGTAAGGCCCGCTGGACTAATGAGAAGTGATTATGCTGGCATGAGTAACGATAAAATAAGTGAGAAACTTATTCGCCGTAAACCTAAGGTTTCCTGGGTAAAGCTAATCTTCCCAGGGTAAGTCGGCCCCTAAGGCGAGGCAGAAATGCGTAGCTGATGGGAAACAGGTTAATATTCCTGTACCTGTATATGTGTGCGATGGAGGGACGCAGGAGGATAGATGATCCGGGTGTTGGATATCCCGGTGCAAACGCGTAGGCTTGAGTGGTAGGCAAATCCGCCGCTCTTCAAGGCCGAGACGTGATGCCGTGTCTTTAAACGACTAAAGTCATTGATTCCATGCTGCCAAGAAAAGCTTCTAAGTTTAGCATATGCAGACCGTACCGCAAACCAACACAGGTAGGTGGGTCGAGCAGACCAAGGCGCTTGAGAGAACTCTGGTTAAGGAACTCGGCAAAATGACCCCGTAAGTTCGCGAGAAGGGGTACTCGGATGTGTGATCTTATTTACTTTGTGAGCACACCTGAGGCGCAGTGAATCGGGGGGGGCGACTGTTTACTAAAAACATAGGTCTCTGCTAAGTCGTAAGACGATGTATAGGGACTGACGCCTGCCCGGTGCTGGAAGGTTAAGAGGTGGGGTTAGTCTTCGGACGAAGCTCTAAATCGAAGCCCCAGTAAACGGCGGCCGTAACTATAACGGTCCTAAGGTAGCGAAATTCCTTGTCGGGTAAGTTCCGACCTGCACGAATGGCGTAACGATCTCCCCACTGTCTCAACCAGAGACTCAGTGAAATTGAATTCCCAGTGAAAATGCTGGGTACCCGCGGAAGGACGGAAAGACCCTGTGCACCTTTACTGCAGCTTGACATTGGTAAGTGATTAATAATGTGTAGGATAGGTGGGAGACTTTGAAGCATGCTCGCCAGAGTGTGTGGAGTCACCCTTGAAATACCACCCTTTATTACTTGTTTATCTAATCCAATGCCGTTATCCGGCTTGGAGACAGTGTCTGGTGGGTAGTTTGACTGGGGCGGTCGCCTCCCAAATAGTAACGGAGGCTTGCAAAGGTTCCCTCAGGCTGATTGGAAACCAGCCGTTGAGTGCAAAGGCATAAGGGAGCTTGACTGTGAGACAGACATGTCGAGCAGGAACGAAAGTTGGTCTTAGTGATCCGGTGGTTCCGCATGGAAGGGCCATCGCTCATAGGATAAAAGGTACGCCGGGGATAACAGGCTGATCGCGTCCAAGAGTTCACATCGACGACGCGGTTTGGCACCTCGATGTCGGCTCATCACATCCTGGGGCTGAAGCAGGTCCCAAGGGTACGGCTGTTCGCCGTTTAAAGTGGTACGCGAGCTGGGTTTAAAACGTCGTGAGACAGTTTGGTCCCTATCCTCCGTGGGCGTAGGAGAATTGAAGAGGGTCTGCCCTAGTACGAGAGGACCGGGGTGGACGAACCTATGGTGTTCCAGTTGTCACGCCAGTGGCATTGCTGGGTAGCTAAGTTCGGTAAGGATAACCGCTGAAAGCATCTAAGCGGGAAGCCCGCCTCAAGATTAGTTCTCCCTCTACATTAGTAGCTAAAGATCCCTTGAAGACTACAAGGTTGATAGGCTGGAGGTGTAAGCAATGTGAGTTGTTCAGCTGACCAGTACTAATAGATCGTGCGGCTTATTTTACATCAAAAAGGAATTCTCTCTTCTCCCTATTTACTTATATATCTCGAACCCTACGGTTCACCAAATTTTCTTGGTGCCCAAGGAGGAGGGGGTACACCCGGTCCCATTCCGAACCCGGTAGTTAAGCCCTCCATCGCCGATGATACTGCATGGTAGCGTGTGGGAAAGTAGGTCGGTGCCAAGTAAAATTTAAAAGGCTCTCAGTCGTTAGACTGAGAGCCTTTTCCTTTTGGAGCCGTGGAATGGATTGTTAAGTAAATTGCATGGGATGATGGGTTGGCAGGAGTGGCATTCAAGCGTATAGGTGTTGAAACTTTCCGATCTTGAGGTGGTATGTCTCTCCGTTTCCCAGAAGATGAAGCAGTCTTGCCATGGCTTTCCATGCTGTTGGATGCCTATGACATTACGAATGAAAATGTCCGTACTGTAATGGAAAAGGATATTCAGAGCGGGCTCAGTGTGGCTTGTTCGAGTGGGTGTGGCATGTGCTGCTCTTGTGAACCTATTCCGCTTACCTCGCTGGAACTTTCAGGGATAATCTGGTTTATCAGAAGGAAAATGTACCTCGGCCCGCGTCAGCGAATCGAAGAGTCCATCAAACGCTTTTCCGGTAAAGTGGGCTGTCCGATGCTTATTGACGAGAAGTGTTCCATCTATCCCATGAGACCCATCGCCTGCCGTCACTTCAATGTGTACGAGCGCACCTGCGAACCCGGCGAAGAAGTAATGGACACCCGGCCTGAACATGTGTTGAAGCCGGACCATGACAAAGCACAGGCTGCGTATCGGGCAATGTTGCCGTATTACGGTATTACTGATCCCAAGTTGCAGGAAGCCGCTCTCCAGCAGAACTATCTTTTCAAGAATTGCTCCGTCTTCATGCACATGGTGGATTGGGACGCTCTTCTCGTCCACTTCACGGTGGCAGACTAGGTTTCTCACAGCCTTTCCGCATTCGCTCGCGATCGCGCCGCTTCATCAGCGGCAAGGAGTAGTCGGCACTCTCTAGTTGATCAATTCCGACAGAGTGTTTTGGGCTGATGTCAAAGCCATCTCCAGTTGTATCGCATCTTCTCGACAAAAGGCACGATGCATGACGTTGTTCGACTGATAGTCAGTGTCCAGTGATCGGTATTGATTAATTCTTTCAAGGAAACCATCAGTGCCAACATCGTCGATTTTCAAGCGTAGGTCCGAGACTAGTTCCAATGCGATCTTTTGGAAGCGGGCATCAGAATAGACGCGGCCCCAATCAATGGCGCTTTCTCCAGAACCGAATGGCCCCTTGAAATCCTCAAGGAGAACGCCGATATCCTGTTTGAGGGCATCATAGCGACCATAGTCTTCTTCGTAGAGAAGTGGGGATGCATCGAATTTATCCAGTGGGTGCAGGGCGCCGCGTACACAAACCAGGAAATATCGCATCAAGGGGCGAGGAATGACGCCATCAGTGAATTGTTGCCGCGCCTTGAAATCTTCATCAGAGTATTCGGGCCAGAGCATCTTTACCGATGTGCCTCGCAAGAAACAGAATTCAACGAGAATGCGACCCACTATGTCAACGCCGCGATTTTCTTCCACTTGGACGTATTCAGTGACGACTCCCTGTGTATATGGGCTTCGTTTGAATTCGTGCATGGTGGCGTTGATGGCCATGTTGCACATGTCCCTGTTCGCTCCCGCCTGAAACAGGTTGTCTTTCAGCATGGCAATGAACATTTTCAATTGTTCTTCGCATATCTGCTCAGCCAATCGTCTCGTCTTGTCTTCAAAAGATTCCATGACTCCTCGCTCTGCTCAGGTTTGCGCCCATTATTTTATACATATAAACTGAGAATGGCTCAATTATTTCGAGCATGCTGTTGGCAAGAGCTCTCCGCAGTTGTGGTTGTCGGGGTTTCAGCGTATGAAGTCGTATGTTTACGAAAGCTATCACTCGCCGTCCTTCCGAGGAAATGGTGGACGGCATCACCACCGCCGACCTGGGTAAGCCGGACTTTGCGCTGGCTCTGAAACAACACGACGCTTATTGCCAGACTCTTTCTGATTTGGGTTTGGATGTGACCATTCTGGATGCCGAGCCCGGTTATCCTGACTGCTGCTTTGTCGAAGACACCGCCATCGTGTGCGAGCACATTGCTGTTATCGCGCCTCTTGGTGCTCCTTCCCGTCAGGGAGAGCAGGAGACCATCGAGCCCGTTCTCGCCAAGTTCAAGCCGATTGACCACGTGGCCGCGCCCGCGCTTTTCGAAGGCGGTGACGTGCTTCAGGTGGAGAAGACCTTTTACGTAGGTCTGTCCGCGCGCACCAATCAGGCTGGAGCGGATGCCCTCGGTGCTGCCGTGGCTCCTCACGGTTATGACTACAAGGTGATGGATTGCGGGCCCAGCCTTCACTTCAAGACCGACGTCAATTACATCGGCAACAACACCTTGCTTGTTTCCCCATTTTTCGCAGAAGCCGCGGATTTGGATGGATTTGAGCGTATCGTGGTCGAGGACGATGAAGCCTATGCGCGCAATTGTCTGTTCATCAACGGTACCGTTATCGTGCCTGACGGGTTCCCCAAGACGCTCGCAAAAGTCGAAGCCCTTGGTCAGCCGGTAGTCGTTCTTGATATGTCGGAGTTCCGTAAGCTCGACGGCGGTCTGACCTGCTTGTCGCTACGATTTTAAGAAGAGAAAAAATGGATGCCGCTACTTGAGCGGCATCCTTTTTTTTATCCCAAAACAACCAAAGCGACCGGCAAGGTCGCCATGGCGATCAGAGTTTGAAAGGTGATGATCTGCGCCATGAGCCTGTGATCCCCACCCATCTGTCTCGATAGAATAAAAGATGACACGGATACGGGAATGGCTGTGTAAATGACGGCAGCCAGTCTCGCAGTTTCATCAGCTCCATAGAGCCATGCGTATCCCACGGCCACCACTGGCAACACCACGAGATGAAATGTTGAGGAAACGATAAGCGATCGCTTACCTCCGTCAATGCGTTCCAGTCGCAGTCCCGCCCCCGCAGCTAACAGTCCCATGGGCAATGCGGCCCGCCCGAGAATATCCAGCAGATCATTGAGAATGCGCGGCAAGGTGATGTGTCCCAAATTCAGCACCAGCCCGATGACGCAGGCGATGATGAGCGGGTTCTTCATTAGCTCCAGCAGAACGTGCCCCAGTCCATTGGATTCAGAGCTGGCGTAACGTGACAAGGTCAGCACGCAGATCACGTTGATGACCGGGATCATGGCAAGGAGTGCCATGGCGGAAAGGGTCAGCCAGTCCGGACCGAGCAGTACGGCCGCAATGGACATCCCAATATAGGTGTTGGGTCGAAACGCTCCCTGAAACAGGGAGGTGTATGCAGGGCCGTCAATTTTGAGCATCGGCCAGATGAGGCGTGTCAGCAGCGCTACAGTCAATATCGCGGAAAGTACAGAACCAGACAGCGGGAGCAGGTCTGGATGCAACTCTTTGCCGGAGAGTCCCTGAACCAACAGTGCCGGGAGCAAGACGAAATAGGTCAGCCGTTCAGAGACCGGCCAGAAATTGTCACCAGGGAAGTTGATACGGCGCAGGCCAAAACCGACGAAGATGAGTGCGAAGATCGGAGCAACGGCAAAGATGACGGTAGACATGGCAGGACGTTACTCCTCCCCATGAAGCTGGGCAAGGGGGAAATGAGATCTGTCTCCTGTTGTATTTCGAGATCGGCTGGAGAAGAGGGGCTAGTCTTCGTCCTTTTGCGGGGTCTCATACGAACTTCTGAGCTCAATGGAGTCGGCGCGCCAGTACTCGAAGTCCACCTCCACCACTTGTCCGGTTTGGGAGGTCTTGACGCGGCGGAAGAAGACACCCGGGTAATGGGCTGGGAGTTCCAGAAGGCCTGCCATTCGCTCTGCCATGTTGATGGGGCGGATGAGGAGATGCTTTTGGAAAAGGTGAATGTCGTAGTCATCCCGGAGGACGTCTGTCATGGGCTGGGAAATGATCTTGGGCAGGAAACCGGGGCAGATGTCTGCCAAAAAGAAATATTCTGAATAATAGACTGGCTGTCCGTCCAGGCTGCCGGTCTCATAGATATGATAGAGCGGGGTGCCTTCCTCGACATCAAACAGTTCCTGCAATTCGCCAGAGGCCGTGGTGGTGCCACTTTCAATGACTTCCCAAGAGGGTTCGAATTTTTGCTGCCGGGCACGTTTGTCGAAGTTCACGTGCTCTTTACTCGGATCGAACACGAGCCGTTGCCCGCTGGTGAACCAGCCTTTGCGGCCGGAGCGGTAGATTCTCCCTTCTCTCTCCAGAATCGTCAGGGCGTGCCTGACGGTGTTGCGATTTACATGAAATTTGTCTGTTAATTCGCGCTCGGTCGGCAGCTTGTCGTGGGGCGTGAGCGCGCCAATGCGCAGCTGTTCCAGGATATGCCGCTTTACCTTGAGGTACTGAGGAGGTTTTTTGCTCGCTTCCATAAATGCTGTTGGGTATACCCTTTTATGGTATTGTGCAATACGCCTTTCGGCCTTTGAAGGTTGTTATTTTGTCACATAAGCGTCATGAATTTAGCGTTACCCTTGCGTAAACAGGGGGTGTTGGGTTAACCCAAGACGCGCGAAGTGTAGAAATAATACAAATTGATTCACGTTTGGGTTTTCTTTGTGTTTAAGTAGCAAACTGTGGCTTGTGGTATCAAAAACTGTGCGTCTAGAGATGATGGAGAAATCATGAAAAAGATTTTAGTCTTGGCTTTGCTGGCAGTGTTCGCGTTGGCTGGAAATGTTCATGCAGAAACTCTGAAATTGTTGACCTGGAAAGGGTACGCCCCCCAGAAGCTGATTGACACCTTTGAAAAGGAAACCGGAATCAAGGTCGAAGTGACCTTCTCCAACAACGAAGAAATGATCGCCAAGCTGCGCGCCACCCGTGGTGCAGGCTTTGACTTGGCTCAGCCCTCTCAGGACCGCATCTCTTCCGTTCAGAAGAAATTCAAGCTCTACCAGGCGCTTGATTATTCCAAGATCGATGCTCCCCTGTTCATCCCGTCCATGTTGGACGCTGTGAAGAAGAACACCCTGGTGGATGGCGAGTCTTACGCCGTTCCTTTCTGCTGGGGTACCTCCGGCCTGATCGTGAACAGCGCCAAGGCTGCTGAAGCCGATTCCTTCAAAGCGCTGATCGATCCCAAGTACAAGGGCCGCGTGAGCTACCGCCTGAAGAGGCCTACTCTGATCGCCATGGGCTTTGCTCTCGGTTACGATCCCTTCGCACTGTACGACAAGCCCAAGGAATACAAGGCCATGCTCGACAAGATCGCTGAGACTCTGATCGACGCCAAGCCCATCGTGAAAAACTACTGGGCAAATGGTGATTCCCTGCTCGAGTCCATGCGTTCCGAAGAAGTCTTCGTGGCCATGGCCTGGGATGCCGGCGGATGGAAGCTGAACGCTGACAACAAGGCCATCGACTTCAAGGCTCCCAAAGAGGGCGCCCTGGGTTGGATCGATACCTTTGCCATCCCCGCCAAGGCCAAGAACGTTGACGCTGCTTACAAGTGGATCAACTTCATCATGAAGCCCGAAAACGCCGGTTACTTCTCCTCTCAGGAAAAGTACGCAACTGCTTCCGCAGATGCTCTGAAGTTCACCGACAAGGCTGTTGCTGACAACTTTGCACGTTCCTTCC of the Pseudodesulfovibrio sp. zrk46 genome contains:
- a CDS encoding hybrid sensor histidine kinase/response regulator, whose amino-acid sequence is MRIPAKYGIIISFTGLVLVLAAFIIISSSVTSKRVLSDHAHTIMKNIASYTIDKAQGHLEPARKAARLTLGLSQHDIVNNRDTNSMLAYFYEQLYLYPQFSAIYFGSTNGEFFMASRYNKLEQGGFYTKAIRFHEGKRSVEQVFKSPEGHLIRRSFDPNDKYDPRQRPWYKKAKLNNALIWTSPYIFFTSRKPGITTANPVYDSLGNFIGVIGVDIEIDKLSTFISKLNVSKHGKTFIMSRDGDLIAYPDVEKISRTEDGQKARMTHITELDDPVAREAFLSLGLPQGHYSLDKPISTAFNMNGNRYIGMFAPFSDKEWPWLIGIYMPEDDYIGPIRQNGILNIFFALGAVMIALFFGLAVARKLNIAREMAEIADKAKTQFLARMSHEIRTPMNAILGAGELLSETKLSTEQRRLLSIYQSAGRHLRELVSSVLDISKIEEGKFRLDATSFSLHALITDTCKVFSIEAADKGLVLDCIIDSTTPGRVIGDPTALKQIIVNLLDNAIKFTDTGSIIVRTRILKRHTQPDGADILTVTLTVTDTGIGISEHKQKDIFERFIQADGSTSRMYGGSGLGLSISRNLAQLMGGSLTVHSTEGKGSKFILSAQVTVDPDNKAPAEPVEEPDEQKPHRQNSGRVLLVEDDERNRLLFSLFLKGTEYQLHMAESGEQALEMYRAAPYDLILMDIEMPGMDGFETTEAIRQYEQDNGLEAKPIVAVTAHAIKETEDRCKETGCNGYVTKPVTKERLREEVAAYLDQSSSEE
- a CDS encoding YkgJ family cysteine cluster protein, which encodes MSLRFPEDEAVLPWLSMLLDAYDITNENVRTVMEKDIQSGLSVACSSGCGMCCSCEPIPLTSLELSGIIWFIRRKMYLGPRQRIEESIKRFSGKVGCPMLIDEKCSIYPMRPIACRHFNVYERTCEPGEEVMDTRPEHVLKPDHDKAQAAYRAMLPYYGITDPKLQEAALQQNYLFKNCSVFMHMVDWDALLVHFTVAD
- a CDS encoding arginine deiminase family protein; this encodes MFTKAITRRPSEEMVDGITTADLGKPDFALALKQHDAYCQTLSDLGLDVTILDAEPGYPDCCFVEDTAIVCEHIAVIAPLGAPSRQGEQETIEPVLAKFKPIDHVAAPALFEGGDVLQVEKTFYVGLSARTNQAGADALGAAVAPHGYDYKVMDCGPSLHFKTDVNYIGNNTLLVSPFFAEAADLDGFERIVVEDDEAYARNCLFINGTVIVPDGFPKTLAKVEALGQPVVVLDMSEFRKLDGGLTCLSLRF
- a CDS encoding AEC family transporter — protein: MSTVIFAVAPIFALIFVGFGLRRINFPGDNFWPVSERLTYFVLLPALLVQGLSGKELHPDLLPLSGSVLSAILTVALLTRLIWPMLKIDGPAYTSLFQGAFRPNTYIGMSIAAVLLGPDWLTLSAMALLAMIPVINVICVLTLSRYASSESNGLGHVLLELMKNPLIIACVIGLVLNLGHITLPRILNDLLDILGRAALPMGLLAAGAGLRLERIDGGKRSLIVSSTFHLVVLPVVAVGYAWLYGADETARLAAVIYTAIPVSVSSFILSRQMGGDHRLMAQIITFQTLIAMATLPVALVVLG
- a CDS encoding UTRA domain-containing protein, with the translated sequence MEASKKPPQYLKVKRHILEQLRIGALTPHDKLPTERELTDKFHVNRNTVRHALTILEREGRIYRSGRKGWFTSGQRLVFDPSKEHVNFDKRARQQKFEPSWEVIESGTTTASGELQELFDVEEGTPLYHIYETGSLDGQPVYYSEYFFLADICPGFLPKIISQPMTDVLRDDYDIHLFQKHLLIRPINMAERMAGLLELPAHYPGVFFRRVKTSQTGQVVEVDFEYWRADSIELRSSYETPQKDED
- a CDS encoding extracellular solute-binding protein: MKKILVLALLAVFALAGNVHAETLKLLTWKGYAPQKLIDTFEKETGIKVEVTFSNNEEMIAKLRATRGAGFDLAQPSQDRISSVQKKFKLYQALDYSKIDAPLFIPSMLDAVKKNTLVDGESYAVPFCWGTSGLIVNSAKAAEADSFKALIDPKYKGRVSYRLKRPTLIAMGFALGYDPFALYDKPKEYKAMLDKIAETLIDAKPIVKNYWANGDSLLESMRSEEVFVAMAWDAGGWKLNADNKAIDFKAPKEGALGWIDTFAIPAKAKNVDAAYKWINFIMKPENAGYFSSQEKYATASADALKFTDKAVADNFARSFPQATIDNIKWYPPVPAKLESMEGKTLDKIKAAQ